The following coding sequences lie in one Bacteroides helcogenes P 36-108 genomic window:
- a CDS encoding mannose-1-phosphate guanylyltransferase produces the protein MVTNKDNFCVIMGGGIGSRFWPFSRKTLPKQFLDFFGTGRSLLQQTFDRFSKVIPVENILIVTNDLYADLVKEQLPELRAEQILLEPTRRNTAPCIAWAAYHIRALNPNANIVVAPSDHLILKENEFLAAIEKGLTFVSQTDKLLTLGIKPNRPETGYGYIQIAEPTGENFYKVKTFTEKPELELAKVFVESGEFYWNSGLFMWNVNTIIKAGETLLPELASKLAPGKNVYGTPDEKKFIDENFPACPNVSIDFGIMEKADNVYVSLGDFGWSDLGTWGSLYDLSPKDRNDNVTLKCQSLLYNSRNNIVVLPNNKLAVIDGLEGYLIAESDNVLLICKKDEEHAIRKYVNDTQIKLGEDYI, from the coding sequence ATGGTAACCAATAAGGATAATTTCTGTGTAATTATGGGCGGAGGAATCGGCAGCCGTTTTTGGCCGTTCAGTCGCAAGACGCTTCCTAAGCAGTTTTTGGATTTCTTTGGTACAGGGCGTTCATTGTTGCAACAGACTTTCGACCGCTTCAGCAAGGTAATCCCTGTAGAAAACATACTAATCGTCACAAATGACTTATACGCCGACCTCGTAAAAGAGCAACTTCCAGAACTCAGAGCCGAACAAATATTATTGGAACCGACACGTAGAAACACGGCTCCCTGCATTGCATGGGCAGCCTATCATATCCGAGCCTTGAATCCAAATGCCAATATCGTAGTAGCTCCTTCGGACCACCTTATATTAAAAGAGAATGAATTTCTGGCTGCTATTGAAAAAGGGCTGACCTTTGTTTCGCAAACAGACAAACTGCTAACTCTCGGAATCAAGCCCAATCGTCCTGAAACAGGGTATGGCTACATACAAATAGCGGAACCTACCGGCGAGAATTTCTACAAAGTGAAAACCTTCACTGAAAAGCCGGAGCTTGAATTGGCAAAAGTATTCGTGGAAAGCGGTGAGTTTTATTGGAATTCCGGCCTTTTCATGTGGAATGTAAATACTATTATCAAGGCAGGCGAAACCCTTCTTCCCGAATTAGCCTCCAAATTGGCCCCGGGAAAGAATGTATATGGAACTCCCGATGAAAAGAAGTTCATAGATGAAAACTTCCCTGCCTGCCCGAATGTATCCATCGACTTCGGAATCATGGAAAAAGCCGATAATGTTTATGTATCATTAGGTGATTTCGGTTGGTCTGATTTAGGAACATGGGGCTCGCTCTATGACTTGTCTCCCAAGGATAGAAACGACAATGTAACCCTGAAATGCCAATCGCTTCTATATAACAGCAGAAACAATATCGTAGTGCTGCCGAACAACAAACTCGCTGTCATTGACGGATTGGAAGGCTACCTTATCGCCGAGTCTGATAATGTGCTGCTCATCTGCAAGAAAGATGAAGAACATGCTATCCGCAAATATGTAAATGACACACAAATCAAGTTAGGAGAAGACTACATATAA
- a CDS encoding Fic family protein produces the protein MRKDIWQDIERLYQEFQKLGISEAVDYEKYYLYSLITHSTALEGSTLTEMDTQLLFDEGVTAKGKPLVYHLMNEDLKKAYELAKEESERSVVITSAFLQQLNSTLMRTTGSMHHVMGGSFDSSKGEYRLCGVTAGVGGRSYMNYQKVAAKVEELCSILQERQDTIGTFREQYELSFNAHFNLVTIHPWVDGNGRMARLLMNYIQFCYHLFPTKIFKEDREEYILSLRQSQEEETNQPFLDFMAMQLKKSLTLETERFNASQRKGFRFIF, from the coding sequence ATGAGAAAGGATATTTGGCAGGACATAGAACGGCTGTACCAAGAGTTTCAAAAACTTGGTATCAGTGAGGCGGTGGACTATGAGAAGTACTACCTCTATTCTCTTATTACCCATTCCACAGCCCTTGAAGGTTCTACACTTACCGAAATGGATACGCAACTTCTTTTTGACGAGGGAGTGACTGCTAAAGGAAAACCGTTAGTTTATCATTTAATGAATGAAGATTTAAAGAAAGCCTATGAGCTTGCCAAAGAAGAAAGCGAGCGAAGTGTAGTGATTACCTCTGCTTTCTTGCAACAGTTGAATAGTACTCTAATGCGAACTACCGGAAGTATGCATCATGTAATGGGCGGTTCTTTTGATTCATCCAAAGGTGAGTATCGTTTATGTGGTGTTACTGCTGGCGTCGGTGGGCGGTCTTATATGAATTATCAGAAAGTAGCTGCTAAGGTAGAAGAACTTTGTTCTATCTTGCAGGAGAGGCAGGATACAATAGGAACATTTCGGGAACAATACGAATTGAGTTTCAATGCTCATTTTAACTTAGTTACTATTCATCCGTGGGTGGACGGTAACGGAAGAATGGCTCGCCTGTTGATGAATTATATTCAGTTCTGCTATCACCTTTTCCCGACTAAGATATTCAAAGAGGATAGAGAAGAATATATCCTTTCATTGCGGCAATCCCAAGAAGAAGAAACCAATCAGCCGTTTTTAGACTTTATGGCGATGCAGTTAAAGAAATCGCTTACTTTGGAAACAGAACGATTTAATGCTTCGCAGAGAAAAGGATTCCGTTTTATATTTTAG